The proteins below come from a single Microtus pennsylvanicus isolate mMicPen1 chromosome 13, mMicPen1.hap1, whole genome shotgun sequence genomic window:
- the Plekhg5 gene encoding pleckstrin homology domain-containing family G member 5 isoform X1, whose product MDKGRAAKVCHHADCQQLHRRGPLNLCEACDSKFHSAMHYDGHVRFDLPPQGSVLARNVSTRSCPPRTSPAADLEEEEDCVDGRGDRKSTGLKISKKKARRRHTDDPSKECFTLKFDLNVDIETEIVPAMKKKSLGEVLLPVFERKGIALGKVDIYLDQSNTPLSLTFEAYRFGGHYLRVKAKPGDEGKVEQGVKDSKSLSLPILRPTGAGPPVSERVDPQSRRENSLDILAPGRRRKNMSEFLGETSIPGQEPSTPSSCSLPLGSSGGSGGGSSESWKNRAASRFSGFFSSSPSTSAFGREVDKMEQLEGKLQAYSLFGLPRMPRRLRFDHDSWEEEEEDEDEDNASLRLEDSWRELIDGHEKLTRRQCHQQEAVWELLHTEVSYIRKLRVITNLFLCCLLNLQESGLLCEVEVERLFSNIPEIVRLHRRLWGSVMVPVLEKARRTRALLQPGDFLKGFKMFGSLFKPYIRYCMEEEGCMEYMRGLLRDNDLFRAYVTWAEKHQQCQRLKLSDMLAKPHQRLTKYPLLLKSVLRKTDAPRAKEAVITMISSVECFIHHVNTCMRQRQERQRLAGVVSRIDAYEVVEGSNDEVDKLLKEFLHLDLTAPMPGASPEEIRQLLLEGSLRMKEGRDSKMDVYCFLFTDLLLVTKAVKKAERTKVIRPPLLVDKIVCRELRDPGSFLLIYLNEFHSAVGAYTFQASSQALCRSWVDTIYNAQNQLQQLRAQLRAQEEHPGSQPLQSLEEEEDEQEEEGESSASAASSPTILRKSSNSLNSQHCASDGSTETLAMVVVEPGETLSSPEFDRGPFSSQSDGTSLSTTASSVTPTSELLPLGPVDGRSCSMDSAYGTLSPTSLQDFVAPPPVVEPVPLPQPPELPQTPSPCLRRRTPVQLIPCLPRLLKSKSEASLLQLLSGTATCGVPLAPSRSLSELCLVTAPGVRTRSSLQEGGPGWNCPGACGPGRGSDLSEPENRASHLTRGPTGCARRDMPSGVAPRVQPEPPPGISAQHRKLTLAQLYRIRTTLLLNSTLTASEV is encoded by the exons GTATGCCACCATGCTGATTGCCAGCAGCTCCATCGCCGGGGGCCCCTCAACCTGTGTGAGGCCTGTGACAGCAAGTTCCACAGCGCCATGCACTATGACGGACATGTTCGCTTTGACCTGCCCCCGCAAG GCTCTGTCCTGGCCCGGAATGTCTCCACCCGCTCCTGTCCCCCACGCACTAGCCCTGCTGCAGatctggaggaagaggaggactgtGTGGATGGAAGAGG GGACCGGAAGAGCACCGGCCTAAAGATCtccaagaagaaagcaagaaggagGCACACAGAT GACCCAAGCAAGGAGTGTTTCACTTTGAAATTTGACCTCAACGTGGACATTGAAACAGAAATTGTGCCGGCCATGAAGAAGAAGTCACTGGG GGAGGTGCTCCTGCCTGTGTTCGAAAGGAAAGGCATCGCACTGGGTAAAGTGGATATCTACCTGGACCAATCCAACACACCTCTGTCCCTCACATTTGAAGCCTACCGGTTTGGAGGACACTACCTGAGGGTCAAAG CCAAGCCGGGAGATGAAGGCAAAGTGGAACAGGGAGTGAAGGACTCCaagtccctcagtctgcccatcCTGAGGCCCACAGGAGCTGGGCCACCTGTATCGGAGCGTGTGGACCCTCAGAGCCGCCGAGAGAACAGTCTGGACATCTTG GCCCCTGGCCGCCGTCGCAAGAACATGTCTGAGTTCCTGGGGGAGACGAGCATCCCGGGGCAGGAGCCCTCCACGCCTTCCAGCTGTTCTCTGCCTCTTGGCAGCAGTGGAGGCTCCGGCGGTGGGAGCAGCGAGAGCTGGAAGAACCGGGCAGCCAGTCGTTTCAGCGGTTTCTtcagctccagccccagcaccaGTGCCTTTGGGCGG GAAGTGGACAAGATGGAACAGCTGGAGGGCAAACTGCAAGCCTACAGCCTCTTCGGGCTACCCCGGATGCCCAGGAGGCTGCGTTTTGACCATGActcctgggaggaggaggaagaggatgaggatgaAGATAACGCAAGCCTGAGGCTGGAGGACAGCTGGAGGGAGCTCATTGATGGGCATGAG AAGCTGACCCGGCGGCAGTGCCACCAACAGGAGGCAGTGTGGGAACTCCTGCATACAGAAGTCTCCTACATCCGGAAGCTGCGTGTGATCACCAAC CTGTTCCTGTGCTGTCTTCTTAACCTGCAAGAGTCGGGGCTCCTGTGTGAG GTGGAGGTTGAACGCTTGTTCAGCAACATCCCTGAGATTGTGCGGCTGCACCGCAGGCTGTGGGGCAGCGTGATGGTGCCGGTGCTGGAGAAGGCGCGGCGCACGCGGGCGCTGTTGCAGCCTGGGGACTTTCTCAAAGGCTTCAAGATG TTCGGCTCGCTCTTCAAGCCATACATCCGATACTGTATGGAGGAGGAGGGCTGTATGGAATACATGCGTGGCCTGCTGCGCGACAACGACCTGTTCCGCGCCTATGTCACG TGGGCTGAGAAGCACCAGCAGTGTCAGCGCCTGAAGCTGAGTGACATGTTGGCCAAGCCCCACCAGCGGCTCACCAAATACCCACTGCTACTCAAGTCAGTGCTGAGGAAGACCGATGCGCCGCGCGCCAAGGAAGCGGTGATCACCATG ATCAGCTCTGTGGAATGCTTCATCCACCACGTGAACACATGCATGCGGCAGCGACAGGAGCGCCAGCGGCTGGCAGGGGTGGTGAGCCGGATTGATGCTTACGAGGTTGTGGAGGGCAGCAATGACGAGGTGGATAAG CTCTTGAAGGAATTTTTGCATCTGGACCTGACCGCACCCATGCCTGGCGCCTCCCCTGAAGAGATTCGGCAGCTGCTGCTGGAAGGGAGCTTGAGGAtgaaggagggaagagacagcAAG ATGGATGTGTACTGCTTCCTGTTCACTGATCTGCTCTTGGTGACCAAGGCCGTGAAGAAAGCCGAGAGAACCAAGGTCATCAGGCCACCACTGCTGGTGGACAAGATTGTGTGCCGGGAGCTTCGGGACCCTG GCTCCTTCCTCCTCATCTACCTGAATGAATTCCACAGTGCTGTGGGGGCCTACACATTCCAGGCCAGCAGCCAGGCCTTGTGCCGAAGCTGGGTGGACACTATTTACAATGCCCAG AACCAGCTGCAGCAGCTGCGTGCACAGCTGCGTGCCCAGGAGGAGCATCCAGGCAGCCAGCCCTTGCAGAgcctggaagaggaggaggatgaacaggaagaggagggggagagcagcGCATCGGCCGCCAGCTCCCCCACCATCCTGCGAAAGAGCAGCAACAGCCTCAACTCTCAGCACTG TGCCTCAGATGGCTCCACGGAGACCCTGGCCATGGTTGTGGTAGAGCCTGGGGAGACGCTGTCTTCTCCGGAGTTTGACCGTGGTCCCTTCAGCTCCCAGTCGGACGGCACTTCACTTAGCACCACGGCTTCATCCGTCACTCCCACTAGCGAGCTGCTGCCCCTGGGCCCGGTGGACGGCCGCTCTTGTTCCATGGACTCTGCCTATGGCACTCTGTCCCCCACTTCTCTGCAAGACTTTGTGGCTCCACCCCCTGTGGTAGAGCCAGTGCCATTGCCCCAGCCCCCGGAGTTACCACAGACCCCCTCACCCTGCCTCCGCCGCCGCACTCCTGTCCAGCTGATCCCTTGTCTGCCCCGCCTGCTCAAGTCCAAATCTGAGGCTAGTCTCTTACAGCTTCTCTCGGGAACTGCCACTTGTGGAGTGCCCCTAGCTCCCAGCCGCAGCCTGTCAGAACTGTGCCTGGTCACTGCCCCTGGGGTTAGGACTCGGAGCTCCCTTCAGGAAGGTGGGCCTGGCTGGAATTGCCCAGGGGCTTGTGGCCCTGGCCGTGGTTCTGACTTGTCAGAACCTGAGAACAGAGCCAGCCACTTGACCAGGGGACCTACAGGTTGTGCCAGGAGAGACATGCCTTCAGGGGTTGCTCCCAGGGTGCAACCTGAGCCTCCCCCAGGAATCTCCGCTCAGCACAGGAAGCTGACCCTGGCCCAGCTCTATCGGATCAGGACCACCCTGCTGCTTAACTCCACGCTCACAGCCTC GGAGGTGTGA
- the Plekhg5 gene encoding pleckstrin homology domain-containing family G member 5 isoform X9, whose product MEDQSPAEEKGLRCQNPACMDKGRAAKVCHHADCQQLHRRGPLNLCEACDSKFHSAMHYDGHVRFDLPPQGSVLARNVSTRSCPPRTSPAADLEEEEDCVDGRGDRKSTGLKISKKKARRRHTDDPSKECFTLKFDLNVDIETEIVPAMKKKSLGEVLLPVFERKGIALGKVDIYLDQSNTPLSLTFEAYRFGGHYLRVKAKPGDEGKVEQGVKDSKSLSLPILRPTGAGPPVSERVDPQSRRENSLDILAPGRRRKNMSEFLGETSIPGQEPSTPSSCSLPLGSSGGSGGGSSESWKNRAASRFSGFFSSSPSTSAFGREVDKMEQLEGKLQAYSLFGLPRMPRRLRFDHDSWEEEEEDEDEDNASLRLEDSWRELIDGHEKLTRRQCHQQEAVWELLHTEVSYIRKLRVITNVEVERLFSNIPEIVRLHRRLWGSVMVPVLEKARRTRALLQPGDFLKGFKMFGSLFKPYIRYCMEEEGCMEYMRGLLRDNDLFRAYVTWAEKHQQCQRLKLSDMLAKPHQRLTKYPLLLKSVLRKTDAPRAKEAVITMISSVECFIHHVNTCMRQRQERQRLAGVVSRIDAYEVVEGSNDEVDKLLKEFLHLDLTAPMPGASPEEIRQLLLEGSLRMKEGRDSKMDVYCFLFTDLLLVTKAVKKAERTKVIRPPLLVDKIVCRELRDPGSFLLIYLNEFHSAVGAYTFQASSQALCRSWVDTIYNAQNQLQQLRAQLRAQEEHPGSQPLQSLEEEEDEQEEEGESSASAASSPTILRKSSNSLNSQHCASDGSTETLAMVVVEPGETLSSPEFDRGPFSSQSDGTSLSTTASSVTPTSELLPLGPVDGRSCSMDSAYGTLSPTSLQDFVAPPPVVEPVPLPQPPELPQTPSPCLRRRTPVQLIPCLPRLLKSKSEASLLQLLSGTATCGVPLAPSRSLSELCLVTAPGVRTRSSLQEGGPGWNCPGACGPGRGSDLSEPENRASHLTRGPTGCARRDMPSGVAPRVQPEPPPGISAQHRKLTLAQLYRIRTTLLLNSTLTASEV is encoded by the exons GTATGCCACCATGCTGATTGCCAGCAGCTCCATCGCCGGGGGCCCCTCAACCTGTGTGAGGCCTGTGACAGCAAGTTCCACAGCGCCATGCACTATGACGGACATGTTCGCTTTGACCTGCCCCCGCAAG GCTCTGTCCTGGCCCGGAATGTCTCCACCCGCTCCTGTCCCCCACGCACTAGCCCTGCTGCAGatctggaggaagaggaggactgtGTGGATGGAAGAGG GGACCGGAAGAGCACCGGCCTAAAGATCtccaagaagaaagcaagaaggagGCACACAGAT GACCCAAGCAAGGAGTGTTTCACTTTGAAATTTGACCTCAACGTGGACATTGAAACAGAAATTGTGCCGGCCATGAAGAAGAAGTCACTGGG GGAGGTGCTCCTGCCTGTGTTCGAAAGGAAAGGCATCGCACTGGGTAAAGTGGATATCTACCTGGACCAATCCAACACACCTCTGTCCCTCACATTTGAAGCCTACCGGTTTGGAGGACACTACCTGAGGGTCAAAG CCAAGCCGGGAGATGAAGGCAAAGTGGAACAGGGAGTGAAGGACTCCaagtccctcagtctgcccatcCTGAGGCCCACAGGAGCTGGGCCACCTGTATCGGAGCGTGTGGACCCTCAGAGCCGCCGAGAGAACAGTCTGGACATCTTG GCCCCTGGCCGCCGTCGCAAGAACATGTCTGAGTTCCTGGGGGAGACGAGCATCCCGGGGCAGGAGCCCTCCACGCCTTCCAGCTGTTCTCTGCCTCTTGGCAGCAGTGGAGGCTCCGGCGGTGGGAGCAGCGAGAGCTGGAAGAACCGGGCAGCCAGTCGTTTCAGCGGTTTCTtcagctccagccccagcaccaGTGCCTTTGGGCGG GAAGTGGACAAGATGGAACAGCTGGAGGGCAAACTGCAAGCCTACAGCCTCTTCGGGCTACCCCGGATGCCCAGGAGGCTGCGTTTTGACCATGActcctgggaggaggaggaagaggatgaggatgaAGATAACGCAAGCCTGAGGCTGGAGGACAGCTGGAGGGAGCTCATTGATGGGCATGAG AAGCTGACCCGGCGGCAGTGCCACCAACAGGAGGCAGTGTGGGAACTCCTGCATACAGAAGTCTCCTACATCCGGAAGCTGCGTGTGATCACCAAC GTGGAGGTTGAACGCTTGTTCAGCAACATCCCTGAGATTGTGCGGCTGCACCGCAGGCTGTGGGGCAGCGTGATGGTGCCGGTGCTGGAGAAGGCGCGGCGCACGCGGGCGCTGTTGCAGCCTGGGGACTTTCTCAAAGGCTTCAAGATG TTCGGCTCGCTCTTCAAGCCATACATCCGATACTGTATGGAGGAGGAGGGCTGTATGGAATACATGCGTGGCCTGCTGCGCGACAACGACCTGTTCCGCGCCTATGTCACG TGGGCTGAGAAGCACCAGCAGTGTCAGCGCCTGAAGCTGAGTGACATGTTGGCCAAGCCCCACCAGCGGCTCACCAAATACCCACTGCTACTCAAGTCAGTGCTGAGGAAGACCGATGCGCCGCGCGCCAAGGAAGCGGTGATCACCATG ATCAGCTCTGTGGAATGCTTCATCCACCACGTGAACACATGCATGCGGCAGCGACAGGAGCGCCAGCGGCTGGCAGGGGTGGTGAGCCGGATTGATGCTTACGAGGTTGTGGAGGGCAGCAATGACGAGGTGGATAAG CTCTTGAAGGAATTTTTGCATCTGGACCTGACCGCACCCATGCCTGGCGCCTCCCCTGAAGAGATTCGGCAGCTGCTGCTGGAAGGGAGCTTGAGGAtgaaggagggaagagacagcAAG ATGGATGTGTACTGCTTCCTGTTCACTGATCTGCTCTTGGTGACCAAGGCCGTGAAGAAAGCCGAGAGAACCAAGGTCATCAGGCCACCACTGCTGGTGGACAAGATTGTGTGCCGGGAGCTTCGGGACCCTG GCTCCTTCCTCCTCATCTACCTGAATGAATTCCACAGTGCTGTGGGGGCCTACACATTCCAGGCCAGCAGCCAGGCCTTGTGCCGAAGCTGGGTGGACACTATTTACAATGCCCAG AACCAGCTGCAGCAGCTGCGTGCACAGCTGCGTGCCCAGGAGGAGCATCCAGGCAGCCAGCCCTTGCAGAgcctggaagaggaggaggatgaacaggaagaggagggggagagcagcGCATCGGCCGCCAGCTCCCCCACCATCCTGCGAAAGAGCAGCAACAGCCTCAACTCTCAGCACTG TGCCTCAGATGGCTCCACGGAGACCCTGGCCATGGTTGTGGTAGAGCCTGGGGAGACGCTGTCTTCTCCGGAGTTTGACCGTGGTCCCTTCAGCTCCCAGTCGGACGGCACTTCACTTAGCACCACGGCTTCATCCGTCACTCCCACTAGCGAGCTGCTGCCCCTGGGCCCGGTGGACGGCCGCTCTTGTTCCATGGACTCTGCCTATGGCACTCTGTCCCCCACTTCTCTGCAAGACTTTGTGGCTCCACCCCCTGTGGTAGAGCCAGTGCCATTGCCCCAGCCCCCGGAGTTACCACAGACCCCCTCACCCTGCCTCCGCCGCCGCACTCCTGTCCAGCTGATCCCTTGTCTGCCCCGCCTGCTCAAGTCCAAATCTGAGGCTAGTCTCTTACAGCTTCTCTCGGGAACTGCCACTTGTGGAGTGCCCCTAGCTCCCAGCCGCAGCCTGTCAGAACTGTGCCTGGTCACTGCCCCTGGGGTTAGGACTCGGAGCTCCCTTCAGGAAGGTGGGCCTGGCTGGAATTGCCCAGGGGCTTGTGGCCCTGGCCGTGGTTCTGACTTGTCAGAACCTGAGAACAGAGCCAGCCACTTGACCAGGGGACCTACAGGTTGTGCCAGGAGAGACATGCCTTCAGGGGTTGCTCCCAGGGTGCAACCTGAGCCTCCCCCAGGAATCTCCGCTCAGCACAGGAAGCTGACCCTGGCCCAGCTCTATCGGATCAGGACCACCCTGCTGCTTAACTCCACGCTCACAGCCTC GGAGGTGTGA
- the Plekhg5 gene encoding pleckstrin homology domain-containing family G member 5 isoform X7, whose amino-acid sequence MDQSPAEEKGLRCQNPACMDKGRAAKVCHHADCQQLHRRGPLNLCEACDSKFHSAMHYDGHVRFDLPPQGSVLARNVSTRSCPPRTSPAADLEEEEDCVDGRGDRKSTGLKISKKKARRRHTDDPSKECFTLKFDLNVDIETEIVPAMKKKSLGEVLLPVFERKGIALGKVDIYLDQSNTPLSLTFEAYRFGGHYLRVKAKPGDEGKVEQGVKDSKSLSLPILRPTGAGPPVSERVDPQSRRENSLDILAPGRRRKNMSEFLGETSIPGQEPSTPSSCSLPLGSSGGSGGGSSESWKNRAASRFSGFFSSSPSTSAFGREVDKMEQLEGKLQAYSLFGLPRMPRRLRFDHDSWEEEEEDEDEDNASLRLEDSWRELIDGHEKLTRRQCHQQEAVWELLHTEVSYIRKLRVITNLFLCCLLNLQESGLLCEVEVERLFSNIPEIVRLHRRLWGSVMVPVLEKARRTRALLQPGDFLKGFKMFGSLFKPYIRYCMEEEGCMEYMRGLLRDNDLFRAYVTWAEKHQQCQRLKLSDMLAKPHQRLTKYPLLLKSVLRKTDAPRAKEAVITMISSVECFIHHVNTCMRQRQERQRLAGVVSRIDAYEVVEGSNDEVDKLLKEFLHLDLTAPMPGASPEEIRQLLLEGSLRMKEGRDSKMDVYCFLFTDLLLVTKAVKKAERTKVIRPPLLVDKIVCRELRDPGSFLLIYLNEFHSAVGAYTFQASSQALCRSWVDTIYNAQNQLQQLRAQLRAQEEHPGSQPLQSLEEEEDEQEEEGESSASAASSPTILRKSSNSLNSQHCASDGSTETLAMVVVEPGETLSSPEFDRGPFSSQSDGTSLSTTASSVTPTSELLPLGPVDGRSCSMDSAYGTLSPTSLQDFVAPPPVVEPVPLPQPPELPQTPSPCLRRRTPVQLIPCLPRLLKSKSEASLLQLLSGTATCGVPLAPSRSLSELCLVTAPGVRTRSSLQEGGPGWNCPGACGPGRGSDLSEPENRASHLTRGPTGCARRDMPSGVAPRVQPEPPPGISAQHRKLTLAQLYRIRTTLLLNSTLTASEV is encoded by the exons GTATGCCACCATGCTGATTGCCAGCAGCTCCATCGCCGGGGGCCCCTCAACCTGTGTGAGGCCTGTGACAGCAAGTTCCACAGCGCCATGCACTATGACGGACATGTTCGCTTTGACCTGCCCCCGCAAG GCTCTGTCCTGGCCCGGAATGTCTCCACCCGCTCCTGTCCCCCACGCACTAGCCCTGCTGCAGatctggaggaagaggaggactgtGTGGATGGAAGAGG GGACCGGAAGAGCACCGGCCTAAAGATCtccaagaagaaagcaagaaggagGCACACAGAT GACCCAAGCAAGGAGTGTTTCACTTTGAAATTTGACCTCAACGTGGACATTGAAACAGAAATTGTGCCGGCCATGAAGAAGAAGTCACTGGG GGAGGTGCTCCTGCCTGTGTTCGAAAGGAAAGGCATCGCACTGGGTAAAGTGGATATCTACCTGGACCAATCCAACACACCTCTGTCCCTCACATTTGAAGCCTACCGGTTTGGAGGACACTACCTGAGGGTCAAAG CCAAGCCGGGAGATGAAGGCAAAGTGGAACAGGGAGTGAAGGACTCCaagtccctcagtctgcccatcCTGAGGCCCACAGGAGCTGGGCCACCTGTATCGGAGCGTGTGGACCCTCAGAGCCGCCGAGAGAACAGTCTGGACATCTTG GCCCCTGGCCGCCGTCGCAAGAACATGTCTGAGTTCCTGGGGGAGACGAGCATCCCGGGGCAGGAGCCCTCCACGCCTTCCAGCTGTTCTCTGCCTCTTGGCAGCAGTGGAGGCTCCGGCGGTGGGAGCAGCGAGAGCTGGAAGAACCGGGCAGCCAGTCGTTTCAGCGGTTTCTtcagctccagccccagcaccaGTGCCTTTGGGCGG GAAGTGGACAAGATGGAACAGCTGGAGGGCAAACTGCAAGCCTACAGCCTCTTCGGGCTACCCCGGATGCCCAGGAGGCTGCGTTTTGACCATGActcctgggaggaggaggaagaggatgaggatgaAGATAACGCAAGCCTGAGGCTGGAGGACAGCTGGAGGGAGCTCATTGATGGGCATGAG AAGCTGACCCGGCGGCAGTGCCACCAACAGGAGGCAGTGTGGGAACTCCTGCATACAGAAGTCTCCTACATCCGGAAGCTGCGTGTGATCACCAAC CTGTTCCTGTGCTGTCTTCTTAACCTGCAAGAGTCGGGGCTCCTGTGTGAG GTGGAGGTTGAACGCTTGTTCAGCAACATCCCTGAGATTGTGCGGCTGCACCGCAGGCTGTGGGGCAGCGTGATGGTGCCGGTGCTGGAGAAGGCGCGGCGCACGCGGGCGCTGTTGCAGCCTGGGGACTTTCTCAAAGGCTTCAAGATG TTCGGCTCGCTCTTCAAGCCATACATCCGATACTGTATGGAGGAGGAGGGCTGTATGGAATACATGCGTGGCCTGCTGCGCGACAACGACCTGTTCCGCGCCTATGTCACG TGGGCTGAGAAGCACCAGCAGTGTCAGCGCCTGAAGCTGAGTGACATGTTGGCCAAGCCCCACCAGCGGCTCACCAAATACCCACTGCTACTCAAGTCAGTGCTGAGGAAGACCGATGCGCCGCGCGCCAAGGAAGCGGTGATCACCATG ATCAGCTCTGTGGAATGCTTCATCCACCACGTGAACACATGCATGCGGCAGCGACAGGAGCGCCAGCGGCTGGCAGGGGTGGTGAGCCGGATTGATGCTTACGAGGTTGTGGAGGGCAGCAATGACGAGGTGGATAAG CTCTTGAAGGAATTTTTGCATCTGGACCTGACCGCACCCATGCCTGGCGCCTCCCCTGAAGAGATTCGGCAGCTGCTGCTGGAAGGGAGCTTGAGGAtgaaggagggaagagacagcAAG ATGGATGTGTACTGCTTCCTGTTCACTGATCTGCTCTTGGTGACCAAGGCCGTGAAGAAAGCCGAGAGAACCAAGGTCATCAGGCCACCACTGCTGGTGGACAAGATTGTGTGCCGGGAGCTTCGGGACCCTG GCTCCTTCCTCCTCATCTACCTGAATGAATTCCACAGTGCTGTGGGGGCCTACACATTCCAGGCCAGCAGCCAGGCCTTGTGCCGAAGCTGGGTGGACACTATTTACAATGCCCAG AACCAGCTGCAGCAGCTGCGTGCACAGCTGCGTGCCCAGGAGGAGCATCCAGGCAGCCAGCCCTTGCAGAgcctggaagaggaggaggatgaacaggaagaggagggggagagcagcGCATCGGCCGCCAGCTCCCCCACCATCCTGCGAAAGAGCAGCAACAGCCTCAACTCTCAGCACTG TGCCTCAGATGGCTCCACGGAGACCCTGGCCATGGTTGTGGTAGAGCCTGGGGAGACGCTGTCTTCTCCGGAGTTTGACCGTGGTCCCTTCAGCTCCCAGTCGGACGGCACTTCACTTAGCACCACGGCTTCATCCGTCACTCCCACTAGCGAGCTGCTGCCCCTGGGCCCGGTGGACGGCCGCTCTTGTTCCATGGACTCTGCCTATGGCACTCTGTCCCCCACTTCTCTGCAAGACTTTGTGGCTCCACCCCCTGTGGTAGAGCCAGTGCCATTGCCCCAGCCCCCGGAGTTACCACAGACCCCCTCACCCTGCCTCCGCCGCCGCACTCCTGTCCAGCTGATCCCTTGTCTGCCCCGCCTGCTCAAGTCCAAATCTGAGGCTAGTCTCTTACAGCTTCTCTCGGGAACTGCCACTTGTGGAGTGCCCCTAGCTCCCAGCCGCAGCCTGTCAGAACTGTGCCTGGTCACTGCCCCTGGGGTTAGGACTCGGAGCTCCCTTCAGGAAGGTGGGCCTGGCTGGAATTGCCCAGGGGCTTGTGGCCCTGGCCGTGGTTCTGACTTGTCAGAACCTGAGAACAGAGCCAGCCACTTGACCAGGGGACCTACAGGTTGTGCCAGGAGAGACATGCCTTCAGGGGTTGCTCCCAGGGTGCAACCTGAGCCTCCCCCAGGAATCTCCGCTCAGCACAGGAAGCTGACCCTGGCCCAGCTCTATCGGATCAGGACCACCCTGCTGCTTAACTCCACGCTCACAGCCTC GGAGGTGTGA